The following nucleotide sequence is from Diospyros lotus cultivar Yz01 chromosome 3, ASM1463336v1, whole genome shotgun sequence.
CTTTCTTGAAAGAAATGTAGCACATGCTTGGTCATTCTATACAAACAATTCAATGACAGTATCACCATTCTGATGATAAGGACATGAACAATTAATCGGTCACTTTAGGTCGGTAGAGTGGGGGGTCTTCTCCAAGCAACAGAGACTTTAAAATGGCTTCGCATGTAGCCCTGTCATACACAAGTAAATGTCCACCATCTGGAACTTCATGATACCGAATCCAGGGTAACTTTCTTGAGATGTGTCTTTGTAATTGAACAGGCACAACCTTGTCTTCATAACCTTGCCAGATGTGAACAGAGCTTTCGTTTTTAGTGTATGGATTTTTTAAGTTCAGTGGATCAAAGTCCCACTTGCTAAAAGCCACAATAAAATCATGGCGGAGGGAGTCAAAAACACCAGGCTGCGTCAACTTATTCTGCGAGTAAGAGAAAAATGTATAAAAGGGGCAGCCTAGTGTTATTATGGGCTGTTAATGTGTTCAAAACTCATGATGTgttcatattttcttatttgcttGGAGACATTCAGTTGGGAATATTGCTTGAGATTCATAGGGGCCTGTTTAGTTGTGGAGAACAATTTCTGATGCTTCAACTCCAATTTTACAACTAAACAGGCCGccctaacattttatgtttcaaagaATGGCATTCAATTTCCAGACAATTTAGAAGACATCATTTTGATGCTTTCCAATTCATGGTATAAAGatgtaaaattagaaaattgggTTTTCTCTACAACGGAACAGGACtaaagattttatagaaaattggagataggaaactagaaaacattttccactACTAAACAGCCCCATAGTTTTTGAAGTTGTTTTGACAATGTTGATTGCATTCATGCTTAAACTTGTGAACAGATACAGTAACCTGCAATGTCTCCTTCCCTTTTTTATTTgcagataaaataaaaagagtTACCTGATTGAACAATTGATATGCTGGGCTATTCTTCAAGACCTCCATGTCTTTGTTGCTAAAGAATTTTGGGTTTCTTTCGATGACAGAAGAAGAGGGGAAAATTTTCTGAGTGAACCACCAGTACAGTAGTCCAGGTGTGTACCGTGCAACTCGAAGTGTCCACTGTGATAGATTCTTCCTGTAGTCGTCCTTTATCAGATCATAAGGAAGAGAAGGCCAATTGTAACTAATCATTGGAACCACGAGCGCCACCCCTGCTAGCCTGCAAGAACATTTTTAAGTCCAAAGCAATGTTATAGGCATGATTGGAAGCAGTGTTATAGGCAATGTCTACAGTGAATGTTTTTGCCTGTCTGGTATCCTTTTGAGGCAACTCCATGTGGGGTAAGATCCAAGTGAGACTCCAATTATATAGAACCTGGATCCTAATTGCAGCTGATCAGCAAGTTCTTCAATGTCAGATGCTTCAGTTTTCAGTGAACGGCTTGAATTTGGATCACTTTCTCCATACCCAGCTCGGTCATAAAATAGAAGATATATCCCGAGCTCTTCCATTAGGTCCTGGAAACTAACACAACTGTCAGCTCtgttttaattaattcctttcaAACAAATTGCTTCTTCAAATGGGTAGCCAAGCAGGATTTCCAGTGCATGACATAAGTTAAGGTTAGTTGGCTTATTCAGATGATTGCTTGGTTaacaataagaaataatttgttaatgaagGTCTTGTGCCTTTGTGCAGTGTGAAGACCATAACatacctctttttcttcagTGAAGTAAACCTTGTATTATTAGAGAATTATGTATCTAAAGCACTTTGGAATACATGATCTTGTGAATTGCTATTccattttaactattttttaaatatattaagaCGCAAGATATTTTAACATTCAGATTCGCTGTTAGCTCATTGTATTCTTAACTTGTTTCCCTTTTCCTACCTTTCCCTGTCATTTGAGCTAAGTTTTTGGAGTTCCTTCTATCAAACTTCCATGTAACTTTAAGATTAACATAAGtgaaaatcattaaatcaagAAGAGGAATTTATTTCATTACCTGGGATGCCAAAAAGTTCATTTCTTTAGAGCTTCCAAATCCATGAACTATAATGACTTTGTAGTTAGATTTGTTCTTGGGAACTCCCCTCTCTCTGTAAGCCAGGTGCCTCCCATCACTCAGTCTGATCCTTGATATGCCAGCAAATTGATCTGATGATGACAAAGAAGAAGACGGTGATTCAGAACCCTCAGCAGGTGCAGTGACAGTTTTTCTGGTTTGCTGAGCTATTCCAAGACAGCCCAGGAACATACAAGCTGCTCTCCTGAAAATCATCTCTGAAAAATACATGAAAACGGTGAGTGTACCTTGATAACAACAAATCCATTTTCTAAGCACAGTTAGAGCTTACCAGATTGATGTTTTTCAGGAGAACTGCCTGTGATGACTTTGGTGACTTTCTACAGATTCTGCAACCTCTAGGAAGATGAGGATCTGTCAGGTGGCTTTCCTTCCCCCTTCAACTTTGGATGGTAAGCTGCAGGTCGGTAAAGCCAGAATATTTAGCTAGAATATGTTTGGGCACAAGATGTTTGTTAATTGCAAACTAGTACCAACTTGCACCGAAAGCTGTTTTTAACTAAATGGGTCAGGTTTTGGAGATTCACTCTCTCAAGGGTAAAGCACAGGGATGAAAGAGCTTCAAATTCAGAACTTGTAATTTCTTAGCCCTCTCCTCTAACCCAGTGATTTGCTTTAGCAATAAAGTTTTGCTGCAATTTGATTCCAGAAGACATGGGAAACAAGTAAAAATGGCAAGAAGCAACCATGTGGACTATCTACctgtaaatatatacacataaagtAAGTATACTAGTCAATTGCATTTCTATGATCTTATTTTAGGTAATTAAAGAGCCTGGTTAATTATGGCTTATTCTCTGTTCACTCTTTGTTTGTTCTCGaaactgaaaattttgaaaatgcttATCTTCCATTTTTGAAACCAAtctattttaataaatagtttgtAGAAATAGACCATAAGGGTTTTTATTTAAGTTTCTGAAAGGTATTGATTCCAGCTCATTCTGGGGGCCCTTTTTGAAGGGTATATGCTCCTTCAAGACAGGAATATATCCCgcaaaattattattcttatattttcaaCTTGCAAATTCATTTACGGAAGTGACCTTGTGCTAATTGCATTAGCATAAGTTGCCAAGAACTATGAACAAATTATGCTTCTACAATTATATTTCTGTCTTCTAGCTCCTTGATTGTCCGGTTGCTTACGGCAAGGAATCCGGATGTGCGTTTTACCAGAAGCCGTCAAGAGTACGTAATTGCAGGTATAAAACATGGAACAGcttcttcaaataaaaaattaccttAACTACAATGGTTTCAGTTATGGAACTGCTTGATTTAATGTATTAATTGGAGCATATGCTAGCTGGGGAATGAACATGTAACTGTCTTCTGAAAATTTTACAGGAATTCAAAGACAAAACTGGAAAACTATCATCTTGCTTCATGAATTATTAGGAAAATGTTGATTCTTataattcttttctcttttctcctgTTCATCCTTGCCCTGCCCTGCCCTCCTTTCTATTTCTATGTTGTTGGGTCAGAATTACATATGATATTTTATGCATCAGGATCAGCATCATATTATTGGAATATTGGAATATTTTGTATTGATTGATACTTTGTTCTTAGAATATTCTTTTAGTTCCTTGCGAGGTCTGAAGGCAGATAGACACACATATTTCTATACATTTAATGTGGCCCTTGTTTGGGATGTAGTTTGCTTTCCTCGGTACTATCCAACCTCTAGATTTGGGTCCCACCAGACGACCTTCTTGCTCACATTTGGTTTTTTGGGGTTGAAATTTTACATAATACCCTCAAATTCAATTGTATTGTTAATTGTTGTCACCTAGGCTAcgaaattcattcaaaatgaTTAGTTGACAATTTAGTTTCTGAGTTTTACTCTTATGTCtaagatttttaatatttttttctggATTTTACCTATAATTATAGTTGCTTTAtcaatatatttatgtattccTTCAAAATTCTTAAGTTTCCtctatctcttcttcttcttctctttccttgaGAGATAGTTCATCTTTCCTCGGTGATAATACTGCACACATGTTAGCTttagtgtaacgccccgtaaatgccaatttaatttaattttggggtaatttaaattaaaggaaatattaaaataatttgttgtgatttaataaaatttacttatgtgattttaaggaaataagaaattaaaataattaattaatttgttttaggaatttctggaattacaggaaaattaaaagaaattcaataatgggattttcagaaatttcgggagttaatgtaattaattaagtgggcgttagtACAATTAATGAAAAGTTTTGGGTGCTGGCGTGTATTGCAGAAAAGAGctcaaatcaccttaaatatatcataatgcatatataggttgaagatgcatgcgagcgcgagcggtcgcgcgcgaggcggccaggcggtggacgcggcttcgaatccgcgggcaggcgcgcgaggggggggatttttggctgatttaattcagcctctagacgtcgaaacgacgtcgtttcgtcaatggcggtggctcccagtggctggctcgcgcgctgccacgtggccgcgcctcagccgctcgtttttggccgatttaagcccgatttcgggcgttctTTTTGCATGCGAACAGTAAGGAAATTGCAGAAAAGAACAGCAGCGTGCGCGAGAGAAATttctgagattttggggcttcaaaaattggattaaactccgtttaatccctgatttaattatccaggtatgtagagcagctagtaattaatattctgtacggtcagaatttcgttttgcgtccaattttattaattctggcaaataattgggatattgcagtttgtataatttttactgcttttggacccaacaaGCCCAAGAATATCtctgttaaggcaagttcttcttacctatctcgtcgtttctttcgttggcgatttattgggcctcccttcgtttgtttcggccattaattaattatgaagtttttaaacggttagtttaagatttaatttattaaatggatctcatgggttttattcgttggtttcctacgggggtttgtgccaccccctgcctgttgggaatgatgccgtactcacccgggactaggttcttagcggttcgggtattaattggatttttggttattttctggctggagcggttgtgcagtgggggctaggatcgatggttcggtgacggagtgactatcgtacggactaccttaggccgccggcgagtctctcctacccactgaccgttgaccggtgccaggcattGCTAACTTGCTtaaccgttatgtgattatagcatacctacttatattttattctcgttgcatggcttgatgtgcacatgggtacgggttgcatgttgggattaacatgatttggttatgcttggtcacgggcattttagcttgattatgatgcatccagcacgggcatatgcatcgtgtgtggcttactatatgggcggagcatggcctgatgcttggatgtatgggcgcctggtatcacgttgatgctcactacgtcattgcattttatgtgcattgcatggctactgatagtatttagttctcggacgggagtaccgttccgagggagcctatggctcggttgtcgggagtaccgacgtggatacgggtgacgggagtaccgccccgggacagtgcgcacaggtttgttgaggatattgttgccttccagggcagcggcaggttggtatgggacttgggtgccaggtgtcttgtgtgggccccaaggaccggtatgtgctcttactatactgcactgttgtgttgtagcgtctcatgacttgtgtgtacttgtggggctgtgtttgggatggtctcttcttttatttatagcctttcatttcttataaacttgctgagtcttgcgactcaccttgctttccatcattccaggtaagggtaaagcaaaggccgagggcgaggatcgttccatttagcagccggccgcgttggtaaggtgtacagttagctgcccccgtcatctctgatgttttgct
It contains:
- the LOC127796332 gene encoding uncharacterized protein LOC127796332; protein product: MIFRRAACMFLGCLGIAQQTRKTVTAPAEGSESPSSSLSSSDQFAGISRIRLSDGRHLAYRERGVPKNKSNYKVIIVHGFGSSKEMNFLASQDLMEELGIYLLFYDRAGYGESDPNSSRSLKTEASDIEELADQLQLGSRFYIIGVSLGSYPTWSCLKRIPDRLAGVALVVPMISYNWPSLPYDLIKDDYRKNLSQWTLRVARYTPGLLYWWFTQKIFPSSSVIERNPKFFSNKDMEVLKNSPAYQLFNQNKLTQPGVFDSLRHDFIVAFSKWDFDPLNLKNPYTKNESSVHIWQGYEDKVVPVQLQRHISRKLPWIRYHEVPDGGHLLVYDRATCEAILKSLLLGEDPPLYRPKVTD